A single Methylobacterium sp. 17Sr1-1 DNA region contains:
- a CDS encoding IS701 family transposase has product MDELGSKVWLDHLEAWLAPFLAALPRAEQRRWAPLYLRGLLLPGERKSVEPMAARVAPGNVQQLHHFVSASPWPYARLERVLAEQADRLVGGLQAVLVIDDTALVKQGRHSVGVQRQYCGQLGKKANCQALVSLTLAQGEVPIPVALRLFLPDSWADDPARRRAAGVPDDVAGRPKWQIALDEINRLREQTVRFGCVLGDAEYGKVAAFRHALDARGLRWALGLPPTQKVFAADVTTAMPAPTRAGGRPRKHPVPSAPSRPAAALFADPPDATFRSLSWRTGTKGPLQAAFSAHRVRVADGPLASGAQHLPGAERWLVCEHRPTGERKLHLTNHPADTTLEQLAAAIKARWSCEQAHQQLKEELGLDHFEGRSWIGLHHHALLCQIAFAFLQSQRVGEKKVRVTGARPAAAADAARGQAPCRRRAPRASHALPALPPAKPHPHAAMNMAE; this is encoded by the coding sequence ATGGATGAGCTCGGGTCGAAGGTGTGGCTGGACCACTTGGAGGCATGGCTGGCTCCCTTTCTGGCCGCCTTGCCCCGCGCCGAACAGCGACGCTGGGCGCCGCTCTATCTGCGAGGCCTGCTTCTGCCTGGCGAGCGCAAGAGCGTGGAACCGATGGCGGCGCGCGTCGCGCCCGGCAACGTGCAGCAACTGCATCACTTCGTATCCGCCTCGCCTTGGCCGTACGCACGGCTCGAGCGCGTGCTGGCCGAGCAGGCCGACCGGCTCGTGGGCGGGCTACAGGCCGTGCTGGTGATCGACGACACCGCGCTGGTCAAGCAGGGGCGCCACTCCGTCGGCGTGCAGCGCCAATATTGCGGCCAGCTCGGCAAGAAGGCGAACTGTCAGGCGCTGGTGTCGCTGACGCTGGCCCAGGGCGAGGTTCCGATCCCGGTGGCGCTGCGATTGTTCCTGCCCGACAGCTGGGCGGACGATCCGGCTCGGCGGCGCGCGGCAGGCGTGCCCGACGATGTCGCCGGTCGGCCCAAGTGGCAGATCGCCCTCGACGAGATCAATCGGCTGCGCGAGCAGACCGTGCGCTTCGGATGCGTGCTGGGCGACGCCGAGTACGGCAAGGTGGCGGCCTTCCGTCACGCCCTCGACGCCCGGGGCCTTCGTTGGGCCCTGGGCCTGCCGCCGACCCAAAAGGTGTTTGCCGCCGACGTCACGACGGCCATGCCCGCGCCCACCAGGGCGGGAGGACGCCCGCGCAAGCACCCCGTGCCCTCGGCGCCGAGCCGCCCGGCGGCGGCCTTGTTCGCCGATCCCCCCGACGCGACGTTCCGCAGCCTGTCGTGGCGCACCGGCACCAAGGGGCCGCTTCAGGCCGCCTTCAGCGCCCACCGCGTGCGCGTGGCCGACGGCCCGCTCGCCTCAGGGGCCCAGCACCTGCCAGGGGCCGAGCGCTGGCTAGTGTGTGAGCACCGCCCCACGGGCGAGCGCAAGCTGCACCTGACCAACCATCCGGCCGACACGACGCTGGAGCAGCTGGCAGCGGCCATCAAGGCGCGCTGGAGTTGCGAGCAGGCGCACCAGCAGCTCAAGGAGGAACTGGGCCTCGACCACTTCGAGGGTCGCTCCTGGATCGGGCTGCACCATCATGCACTCCTCTGCCAGATCGCGTTCGCCTTCCTGCAGAGCCAGCGGGTCGGGGAAAAAAAGGTGCGGGTCACAGGCGCCCGGCCCGCCGCCGCGGCCGACGCTGCCCGAGGTCAGGCGCCGTGTCGCCGCCGCGCTCCTCGTGCATCTCACGCGCTGCCCGCACTGCCGCCGGCCAAACCTCATCCACATGCTGCTATGAACATGGCAGAGTAG
- a CDS encoding IS5 family transposase — protein MWTPAARAELVRETLPYATCLSDAEWAVLAPLLTAPARTGRPWLWSQRAVLDGILYVLRTGCAWRHLPLDFPPWGTVHRWFLRWAEAGVFERLAHALTLADRERVGREAGPTGVILDAQAARSGGVGVEGVRGYDPAKRVVGRKRHALTDTDGRLLMAAVSPADLHDSHGVALLRASRQLWPFLAHCFADRAYRGERVGTATAITVEIVEPEDRQIGFAVQPRRWVIKRTLGWIGRCRRLARDHEATVSSALTFFVLAAAMVLVRRLARPL, from the coding sequence ATGTGGACGCCCGCGGCCCGCGCCGAGCTTGTGCGCGAAACCCTGCCCTATGCAACCTGCCTGAGCGATGCCGAATGGGCCGTGCTCGCCCCGCTGCTGACCGCGCCTGCCCGGACCGGCCGCCCGTGGCTCTGGTCGCAGCGCGCCGTGCTCGACGGCATCCTCTACGTCCTGCGCACCGGCTGTGCCTGGCGCCACCTGCCGCTCGACTTCCCGCCTTGGGGCACCGTGCACCGCTGGTTCCTGCGCTGGGCCGAAGCAGGCGTGTTCGAGCGGCTGGCTCATGCCCTGACCCTGGCCGATCGCGAGCGGGTCGGGCGCGAGGCCGGTCCAACGGGAGTCATCCTGGATGCGCAGGCCGCACGCTCTGGCGGCGTCGGGGTCGAGGGTGTGCGCGGCTACGACCCCGCCAAGCGCGTCGTCGGCCGCAAGCGCCATGCGCTGACCGACACCGACGGCCGTCTGCTGATGGCTGCCGTCTCGCCCGCCGACCTGCATGACAGCCACGGCGTCGCGCTCCTGCGGGCCTCGCGTCAGCTCTGGCCGTTCCTCGCTCACTGCTTTGCCGATCGCGCCTACCGGGGTGAGCGGGTCGGCACGGCCACAGCCATCACCGTCGAGATCGTCGAGCCCGAGGACCGCCAGATAGGCTTTGCGGTGCAGCCAAGACGCTGGGTGATCAAGCGCACGCTCGGCTGGATCGGCCGCTGCCGTCGACTGGCCCGCGACCACGAGGCCACTGTCTCCTCGGCGCTCACCTTCTTCGTCCTCGCGGCCGCCATGGTCCTCGTCAGGCGGCTCGCACGACCCTTATGA
- a CDS encoding alpha-1,2-fucosyltransferase → MIVTRIIGGLGNQMFQYAIARNLSIHNKSSIVLDTSWFDRGRPNTDTQRSFSLSAFQIKGRVLSSALGGVPVSVEPGKKCRFHVGDAAKRQPFQGFELLYTPQLGYPVDRDAMNVRESAYLSGYWQRQEYFNTIADVIRSDFTLSYPVPESRKKYYNGILQKSLLYPLVSLHVRRGDYISNPNAASHHGTMSQDWYNLAIEEMNKLVPGACFIIFSDDIDWCRKNMIFPSNSIFVEQLDGGLEKRDAEEIILMSKCAHHIIANSSFSWWGAWLNANPKKYVIAPRNWTLTHADRGSPVPAEWITI, encoded by the coding sequence ATGATCGTGACTAGAATAATAGGCGGGCTCGGTAATCAAATGTTCCAGTACGCTATCGCGCGTAACCTATCGATTCATAATAAAAGTTCTATTGTTCTCGATACGTCTTGGTTTGATCGCGGCAGGCCTAATACTGATACTCAACGTTCGTTTAGTCTTAGTGCGTTTCAGATCAAAGGGCGAGTGTTGTCTTCAGCACTTGGGGGTGTTCCGGTCAGCGTCGAGCCTGGCAAAAAATGCAGATTCCATGTGGGTGACGCCGCAAAGCGACAGCCTTTCCAGGGTTTCGAATTGCTGTACACCCCACAACTTGGTTATCCTGTTGATCGTGATGCCATGAATGTCAGAGAGTCGGCCTATCTAAGTGGATACTGGCAAAGGCAAGAATATTTTAATACGATAGCCGATGTAATCAGAAGTGATTTTACGCTCTCTTATCCGGTGCCAGAAAGCAGAAAAAAATATTATAATGGCATTTTGCAAAAATCTTTACTCTATCCTCTGGTTTCGTTACACGTGCGCCGAGGGGACTACATTTCAAATCCCAACGCGGCCTCACATCACGGAACTATGAGCCAGGATTGGTATAATCTTGCAATCGAGGAAATGAACAAGCTTGTTCCGGGTGCATGCTTTATTATTTTCAGTGATGACATCGATTGGTGCAGGAAAAATATGATTTTTCCTTCCAATTCAATATTTGTTGAGCAACTTGATGGCGGCCTTGAGAAGAGAGATGCTGAGGAGATTATATTAATGTCAAAATGCGCGCATCATATCATTGCAAATAGCTCTTTTAGCTGGTGGGGCGCTTGGCTCAATGCCAATCCTAAAAAGTATGTAATCGCTCCACGGAACTGGACGCTAACCCATGCCGATCGCGGGAGCCCGGTTCCTGCGGAGTGGATCACGATCTAG
- a CDS encoding glycosyltransferase family 2 protein, translating to MVGSYDTVSVIIPTYNRLGLLIRAVDSVLAQTYPPMEILICDDGSADGTDKFVLEHTDPRVKWVEAEFHSGWPGVPRNRGIRQAKGEWLAFMDDDDTWHPTKLSRQMTSLKDGKYLASSTEAWRFISGKPDPVLLVNSNSEYFDLKALACCNFVVCSSAVVSKKIIDKVGFFPEDKLCEDYALWLGVCCFTSFVYINDPLVSYRDAPEVSVRQKSKPEAQQQLAVFEQFKAWLLSERPPNVDDALSIANDRIDWWRGQIE from the coding sequence ATGGTCGGATCATATGATACGGTATCTGTCATTATACCCACGTATAATAGGCTTGGATTGCTCATCAGAGCTGTAGATAGTGTGCTCGCGCAGACATATCCGCCCATGGAAATTCTCATTTGCGACGATGGTTCCGCGGACGGGACCGACAAGTTCGTCCTTGAGCACACAGATCCGCGTGTCAAATGGGTTGAAGCGGAGTTTCATTCAGGGTGGCCAGGTGTTCCGAGAAACAGAGGAATTCGCCAGGCAAAAGGAGAATGGCTCGCTTTCATGGACGACGATGATACGTGGCATCCGACCAAGTTGAGTCGTCAGATGACATCTCTGAAAGACGGTAAGTATTTAGCAAGTAGTACAGAGGCGTGGCGGTTTATTAGCGGGAAGCCAGATCCTGTATTGCTGGTAAACAGCAATAGTGAATATTTTGATTTGAAAGCTTTGGCATGCTGTAACTTTGTCGTTTGCAGCTCCGCAGTTGTCAGCAAAAAAATAATTGATAAGGTCGGGTTCTTTCCAGAAGATAAGCTTTGTGAAGATTACGCGCTATGGTTGGGCGTTTGTTGTTTCACGAGTTTCGTATATATAAATGATCCGCTCGTTTCATACCGCGACGCCCCCGAGGTGAGCGTTCGTCAGAAATCAAAGCCTGAAGCACAGCAGCAATTAGCGGTCTTTGAACAGTTCAAAGCATGGCTCCTTTCCGAACGCCCGCCAAATGTAGATGATGCGCTCTCGATTGCTAACGATCGTATCGATTGGTGGCGAGGGCAAATCGAGTGA
- a CDS encoding group II intron maturase-specific domain-containing protein has protein sequence MFTTLIRRWLKAGAVDLGRWSATTAGTPQGGPLSPLLANVALDGMERLFGAEDARGRYVRPSLRRGENRGVSLIRYADDLVVTAPTQEVLQTHVVPALSRFLGARGLQLSEAKTRIVHIDDGVDFLGFTVRRIRGKVLTRSQKAKVVRHLRAIGDYLRDHRQASPSQVIAALNPVIRGWTAYYRHGASKHAFHTADHHVFAKLWRWAKRRHPTKAARWVRSRYFDPAWNFVDGKTKLVRHDEVGIVRHAKVQGKRSPLNPDDRTYWQAQRRRRRDETMRSRTRATLLRQQDYRCALCGVMFDPDEDITFVEVHHDTPRHCSGTDRITNLKLVHRWCHKAHHARTMSQAAEA, from the coding sequence GTGTTCACCACCCTGATCCGGCGCTGGCTCAAAGCCGGCGCGGTGGATCTCGGCAGGTGGTCGGCGACGACGGCCGGGACGCCGCAAGGCGGTCCCCTATCGCCATTGCTGGCCAACGTCGCGCTCGACGGCATGGAGCGGCTCTTCGGAGCCGAGGATGCTCGGGGCCGGTACGTCCGCCCGAGCCTGCGCCGCGGTGAGAACCGCGGCGTCAGCCTGATCCGCTACGCCGACGACCTGGTGGTGACGGCACCGACACAGGAGGTCCTGCAGACCCACGTCGTTCCCGCGCTATCCCGGTTCCTGGGTGCACGCGGTCTGCAGCTGAGCGAGGCGAAGACCCGGATCGTTCACATCGACGACGGTGTGGACTTCCTGGGCTTCACCGTTCGACGCATCCGGGGCAAGGTTCTGACGCGGTCGCAGAAGGCCAAGGTGGTGCGGCACCTGCGCGCCATCGGGGACTACCTGCGCGACCATCGTCAGGCCAGCCCGAGCCAGGTGATCGCCGCCCTGAACCCGGTGATCCGGGGCTGGACGGCCTACTACCGGCACGGCGCGTCGAAACACGCGTTCCACACGGCGGATCATCACGTCTTCGCCAAGCTGTGGCGGTGGGCCAAGCGGCGCCATCCGACCAAGGCGGCAAGATGGGTTCGGTCGAGGTACTTCGACCCGGCGTGGAACTTCGTGGACGGCAAAACCAAGCTCGTGCGGCACGACGAGGTGGGGATAGTCCGGCATGCGAAGGTCCAGGGCAAGCGCAGCCCGCTGAATCCCGACGACCGAACATACTGGCAGGCCCAGCGGCGCCGGCGACGGGACGAGACGATGCGGTCTCGCACGCGAGCGACGCTACTACGGCAGCAGGACTACCGATGTGCGCTCTGCGGCGTGATGTTCGATCCCGACGAGGACATCACCTTCGTCGAGGTCCACCACGACACACCGCGCCATTGCAGCGGGACGGACCGGATCACCAACCTGAAGCTGGTGCATCGGTGGTGCCACAAGGCTCACCACGCGCGGACGATGAGCCAGGCGGCAGAGGCTTGA
- a CDS encoding IS630 family transposase (programmed frameshift) → MTSPLSVDLRERVVSAVLAGASCRQAGERFGVSAASVSRWHARHLRDGHVRPKPMGGDQRSQVIEAHAPRILRLCEECGNIVLSELRHALAEQGVTTSTSGLSRFLARHRITRKKGPLHAAEQDRPDVAQARQAWFEGQLDLDPDRLVFIDETAASTRMARRYGWAPRGQRCRLPMPCGHDKTTTVTAALRASGLTATAIFEGATNGQRFLDYVTDTLVPVLRPGDTVILDNLQAHKVAGVREAIAAAGARVVYLPPYSPEFNPIEQAFAKLKTLLRTAAARTVEDLHAAIRQAFAAFTPQECRNYLNAAGYQIDCCVAD, encoded by the exons ATGACGTCACCCTTGTCCGTCGATCTGCGTGAGCGCGTCGTGTCTGCCGTCCTGGCAGGCGCGTCCTGCCGCCAAGCTGGCGAGCGGTTCGGCGTCAGCGCCGCCAGCGTCAGTCGCTGGCACGCCCGCCATCTCCGGGACGGCCACGTCCGACCCAAGCCGATGGGCGGAGACCAGCGCTCGCAGGTCATCGAGGCTCATGCCCCGCGGATCCTGAGGCTGTGCGAGGAGTGCGGCAACATCGTGCTGTCGGAGTTGCGCCACGCTTTGGCCGAGCAGGGCGTCACCACCAGCACCAGCGGCCTGTCGCGCTTCCTGGCCCGTCATCGCATCACCCGTAAAAAGGGGC CTCTCCACGCCGCCGAGCAGGACCGTCCGGACGTAGCGCAGGCGCGCCAGGCGTGGTTCGAGGGTCAACTCGACCTCGATCCGGACCGTTTGGTGTTCATTGATGAGACGGCAGCCTCGACCCGGATGGCACGCCGCTACGGCTGGGCCCCACGCGGCCAGCGCTGTCGCCTGCCGATGCCATGCGGGCACGACAAGACCACCACCGTCACGGCAGCCCTGCGCGCGAGCGGCCTGACGGCAACGGCGATCTTCGAGGGCGCTACCAACGGCCAGCGCTTCCTGGACTACGTCACCGACACGCTGGTCCCAGTGCTCCGGCCGGGCGATACGGTGATCCTCGACAACCTCCAGGCCCACAAGGTGGCGGGCGTGCGCGAGGCCATTGCGGCGGCGGGCGCGCGGGTGGTGTACCTGCCGCCCTACAGCCCGGAGTTCAACCCGATCGAGCAGGCCTTCGCCAAGCTCAAGACGTTGCTGCGCACCGCAGCCGCGCGCACGGTCGAAGACCTGCATGCTGCGATCCGCCAAGCCTTCGCAGCTTTCACCCCGCAGGAGTGTCGCAACTACCTCAATGCAGCGGGATACCAGATAGACTGCTGCGTTGCAGACTGA
- a CDS encoding IS630 family transposase: protein MAQTVCVIPSAADLARLSAIVADRAQPLKHIQRARIVLLSAERLSVLDVAQQAGVSWPAVWRWQQRYAEEGVEGLLRDKTRPPGKPPHSTDTVAEVLALACSEPPGEVTHWTGRALAQAVGISLRSVQRIWDVHRLQPHRVRSFERSNDPAFAEKVEDIVGLYMDPPRHAVVLSLDEKSQIQALERTRPSRPVTPGRPETQTHDYIRHGTTTLFAALDVLEGTMIGRCMQRHRHEEFLRFLNTIEAAVPTGKLIHVIPDNYATHKHPKVRAWLARHPRWIFHFTPTSASWMNAVEGFFSALTRRRLKRGSFSGIVDLQAAINRYIAEHNGRPKPFVWTKPAAAILNAVNGNAAPSE, encoded by the coding sequence ATGGCTCAGACTGTCTGCGTGATCCCCAGCGCCGCCGACCTGGCGCGCTTGTCCGCTATCGTCGCCGATCGGGCGCAGCCCCTCAAGCACATCCAGCGTGCCCGCATCGTCCTGCTCTCGGCCGAACGCCTCTCCGTCCTCGACGTCGCCCAGCAGGCCGGCGTCAGCTGGCCGGCCGTCTGGCGCTGGCAACAGCGCTACGCCGAGGAAGGCGTCGAGGGTCTGCTGCGCGACAAGACCCGCCCGCCCGGCAAGCCGCCTCACTCCACCGACACCGTCGCTGAGGTGCTCGCCTTGGCCTGCTCCGAACCGCCTGGTGAGGTCACCCACTGGACCGGCCGCGCCCTGGCACAGGCCGTCGGGATCTCCCTGCGGTCGGTCCAGCGCATCTGGGATGTCCATCGCCTGCAGCCGCATCGCGTCCGCAGCTTCGAGCGCTCGAACGATCCGGCCTTCGCCGAGAAGGTCGAGGACATCGTGGGCCTCTACATGGATCCACCGCGCCACGCCGTCGTGCTCTCGCTTGACGAGAAGAGCCAGATCCAGGCTCTGGAACGCACCCGCCCGAGCCGACCCGTCACGCCAGGTCGTCCCGAGACCCAGACCCACGACTACATCCGCCACGGCACCACGACGCTGTTTGCCGCGCTCGACGTGCTGGAGGGCACGATGATTGGGCGCTGCATGCAGCGTCACCGCCACGAGGAGTTCCTGCGCTTCCTCAACACCATCGAGGCGGCGGTGCCGACCGGCAAACTGATCCACGTGATCCCGGACAACTACGCCACCCACAAGCACCCGAAGGTACGGGCCTGGCTGGCCCGGCATCCGCGCTGGATCTTCCACTTCACCCCGACCTCGGCCTCGTGGATGAACGCCGTCGAGGGCTTCTTCTCCGCCCTGACCCGACGCAGGCTGAAGCGGGGCAGCTTCAGCGGGATCGTCGACCTTCAGGCTGCGATCAACCGCTACATTGCCGAGCACAACGGCAGGCCGAAGCCCTTCGTCTGGACCAAGCCGGCCGCCGCCATCCTCAATGCCGTCAATGGCAACGCTGCACCATCCGAATGA
- a CDS encoding glycosyltransferase family A protein, whose translation MTSEATENNIKICIVVPIYRHVSLAIEALLSALDQEPEDFIHVVAIVDGDADLHLARGLQTLQFVHRNRCSIFWKKNAGLSAARNTGIEIALSKFARLESIYFLDADNHLGPNSLANASKKISRNEADIIYPNLNNFGLRGSQDTAGKFSLTALLRGNYIEAGSLVSVKVFQSGLRFNEILKHGYEDWDFWLRAAHAGFRFFHDKTLDLRYRKRPESMLAETNRRKSTVLAEIMSSNRDLFSLQCRRRFNAQDEPRFAIFNLDQDFVEISDDLVTSVERLSIGDCASRFHAHQARPNWIHFPEFLCFSTKAVLDDMRSVRIINGAIWSIISELQFGVCGISHSSQASIRVVSTKCNDESCHLVVISRKYFADILYEYRGVILPDQQEIYQIGRRALNSGDTPYESVSNYLRLMLERWRMLDISELRLVPWSWRTPIASRLPVEDAREFPRFDDGCRHIGFIFDADSQSREKLLRLAHCFHDLGWTLHLLSVDQEIDLTSDDIFSTINFIRPSRTDECEIRDVPIDSIYFGAELGGGSGTYRGRATMDGFSWLDAVVVLDLEHIPCLNGSAVNRPSIIVMLNHDLSLAESFKLGKPYKKDSDLAYKISAYEHILTVVWCANPASSVLISALSVPRVKIAFGYDQISLMKIVERVTFAGKERIQVGAEIPHH comes from the coding sequence ATGACGAGTGAAGCGACGGAAAATAATATAAAAATATGCATTGTAGTCCCAATATACAGACATGTTTCACTCGCGATCGAAGCTTTATTGTCAGCTCTAGATCAAGAGCCAGAAGACTTCATACATGTTGTCGCGATCGTCGATGGCGACGCCGATCTACACTTGGCACGCGGATTGCAAACCCTTCAGTTTGTCCATAGAAATAGATGTTCAATATTTTGGAAGAAAAACGCTGGACTTAGTGCGGCGCGGAATACCGGCATAGAAATCGCTTTATCCAAATTTGCTAGACTTGAATCCATCTATTTTCTCGACGCGGATAACCATCTCGGCCCAAACTCTCTTGCTAATGCCTCAAAAAAAATAAGCCGTAATGAGGCTGATATCATATATCCGAATCTCAACAATTTTGGACTTAGAGGTTCGCAGGACACGGCTGGGAAGTTTTCTCTTACGGCATTGTTGCGTGGCAATTATATCGAAGCGGGTAGCTTAGTGTCAGTGAAGGTATTTCAGTCCGGATTGCGTTTCAACGAAATATTAAAGCATGGTTACGAAGACTGGGATTTTTGGCTTCGTGCCGCGCACGCTGGATTTCGCTTCTTTCACGATAAGACGCTCGACTTACGTTATAGAAAGAGACCAGAAAGTATGCTTGCGGAAACTAATCGTCGCAAGTCGACCGTGCTTGCTGAGATTATGTCCTCCAATCGGGATCTTTTTTCGCTTCAGTGCCGTCGGCGGTTTAATGCGCAGGATGAACCCAGATTCGCGATATTCAACCTTGATCAAGATTTCGTTGAGATAAGCGACGATCTCGTCACCTCCGTTGAGAGGCTCAGCATCGGCGATTGCGCGAGTCGGTTCCACGCTCACCAAGCCAGGCCGAATTGGATTCATTTTCCTGAATTTCTGTGCTTCTCGACTAAAGCTGTCCTTGATGACATGCGCAGCGTGCGCATCATCAATGGAGCGATTTGGAGTATAATCAGCGAGTTGCAGTTCGGCGTTTGCGGCATTAGCCATAGCAGCCAAGCGAGCATTCGCGTAGTCAGCACAAAATGCAATGATGAATCTTGCCATTTAGTTGTAATCTCGCGAAAATATTTTGCAGACATTCTTTACGAATATAGAGGAGTAATTTTGCCCGATCAGCAAGAAATTTATCAAATCGGTCGACGTGCGCTGAACTCAGGCGACACACCATATGAGTCGGTGAGCAACTACCTGAGACTAATGCTTGAGCGTTGGCGGATGTTGGACATTTCTGAGTTGCGCTTAGTTCCGTGGAGTTGGCGAACGCCGATCGCATCACGGCTCCCCGTCGAGGATGCGAGAGAGTTTCCGCGCTTCGATGATGGCTGTCGGCACATCGGCTTCATCTTTGATGCGGACTCCCAATCGCGAGAGAAGCTGTTACGCTTGGCCCACTGTTTTCATGACCTCGGGTGGACGTTGCATCTGTTGTCAGTTGATCAAGAGATTGATTTGACAAGCGATGACATATTTTCGACCATAAATTTTATTCGACCGTCGCGGACGGACGAGTGTGAAATTAGGGATGTCCCCATAGACAGCATTTATTTTGGTGCTGAGTTGGGTGGCGGATCAGGCACTTATCGGGGGCGGGCGACAATGGACGGCTTCTCATGGCTGGATGCGGTTGTCGTTTTAGATTTGGAACATATTCCTTGTCTCAACGGGTCTGCAGTCAATCGGCCAAGCATTATAGTTATGCTAAATCACGATTTGTCGCTTGCGGAATCTTTTAAACTTGGGAAACCTTATAAAAAAGACTCCGATCTGGCGTATAAAATATCGGCCTACGAGCATATTTTGACAGTTGTGTGGTGCGCGAACCCGGCATCAAGTGTTCTAATAAGTGCTCTTTCCGTACCACGAGTAAAAATTGCTTTTGGCTACGATCAAATTTCGTTAATGAAAATTGTTGAGCGAGTAACGTTTGCAGGGAAAGAAAGAATACAGGTTGGCGCTGAAATACCTCATCATTGA
- a CDS encoding DUF6212 domain-containing protein: MPYDRAHSYQAALVMTATSTAKIPQATFGTLFVPCEDTELIKCLGEEIGWRIVYFRKHKEIYFIFDEQMTHTVDFATNPLPYIDAAAILFTGDAKFQAEELARLMGLNIVLRKCSPSLSLSDRRWLDGLAVHRFGDMLEELHNGQVELGQLRSTIDRLRTNFSLIENYLYQRDTPLLRKIWRSPYRSGRNIDVTTRLVRKLPCSPWGLTRIQLWIVTPAHISDQPLTVKLNTVGCHEALSTWTVTPAQCDYRSGWLSFDLAESLSLFGDALALEIVGKGWQVGGSVPWLIEDDGVKTIDGPAVRVYATLPGTRGPRGLPLPIDDRSRIRLYEHDLSRARAVAIPAGLNFRPVDTTSRGLTVHPVANMVMVAKIEDACPPNACCAILKVYHAHADGDSFLVSLTIGDQIGSDKHDEAEIFDIRLESGVVNEIGPVDVGGWIKVEAGQYASIIFNLNRSTKIQSLQIMTRAASYERTNLAWATVTSVEFVIDDE; encoded by the coding sequence ATGCCCTATGATAGAGCACACTCATACCAAGCCGCACTCGTCATGACAGCAACCTCAACAGCGAAAATCCCTCAAGCGACGTTTGGCACACTTTTTGTGCCCTGTGAAGATACGGAGCTTATTAAGTGTCTCGGTGAAGAAATCGGGTGGCGAATCGTCTATTTTCGCAAGCACAAAGAAATATATTTTATATTTGACGAACAGATGACACATACTGTAGATTTCGCAACCAACCCCCTTCCGTATATTGATGCGGCAGCGATTCTTTTTACAGGCGATGCGAAGTTTCAAGCCGAGGAATTAGCGCGGTTGATGGGCCTCAATATTGTCCTAAGAAAATGTTCACCCTCGTTATCGTTGAGCGATAGGAGATGGCTTGACGGGCTGGCAGTGCATCGATTCGGCGATATGCTCGAGGAATTACATAACGGACAAGTGGAGCTCGGCCAATTAAGATCGACAATTGATAGATTGAGAACAAACTTTAGTCTGATAGAGAATTACTTGTACCAACGTGATACTCCGCTGCTCAGGAAAATATGGCGATCTCCTTACCGCAGCGGGCGAAACATCGATGTAACTACTCGGCTGGTCAGAAAGTTACCCTGCTCCCCTTGGGGGCTCACACGAATACAACTTTGGATCGTGACGCCTGCTCATATCTCAGATCAGCCTCTAACCGTCAAATTAAACACAGTCGGATGCCACGAGGCTCTCTCTACCTGGACGGTAACACCAGCTCAATGCGATTATCGGTCGGGGTGGCTATCGTTCGATTTAGCAGAGAGCCTTTCACTTTTTGGAGATGCTCTCGCGTTGGAAATTGTCGGCAAAGGATGGCAGGTCGGTGGATCCGTGCCCTGGCTCATTGAGGATGATGGCGTCAAAACCATCGACGGACCCGCGGTTCGTGTTTACGCTACGTTGCCTGGTACACGCGGACCAAGAGGATTACCGTTACCGATTGATGATAGAAGCAGGATCCGCCTATATGAACATGACCTGTCCCGGGCTCGAGCCGTGGCTATCCCAGCAGGTCTGAATTTTCGACCGGTCGATACGACCTCCAGGGGACTCACAGTCCACCCGGTCGCCAATATGGTAATGGTAGCAAAGATAGAGGACGCTTGTCCCCCAAATGCTTGTTGTGCGATTCTGAAAGTATATCATGCCCATGCAGATGGGGACTCATTTCTTGTGAGTTTGACGATCGGTGATCAGATAGGATCAGACAAGCACGACGAAGCAGAGATTTTTGACATACGTTTGGAGTCAGGGGTTGTTAATGAAATTGGCCCCGTCGACGTTGGCGGTTGGATCAAAGTCGAAGCAGGTCAATACGCGTCGATTATTTTTAACTTAAATAGATCGACTAAGATACAATCCTTGCAAATAATGACCAGGGCCGCATCGTATGAGCGTACAAATCTAGCGTGGGCTACGGTCACCAGTGTGGAGTTTGTAATCGATGACGAGTGA